The Candidatus Desulfofervidus auxilii DNA segment TATGCCGAGAGAAACTAGCTGCCCATGAATTTTATGTAGGGCGTTTTTATTATAGAACAGGAAGATATAAATCTGCCCTTTTACGTTTCCGGAATTTGATAGAAAATTATTGTGAACTTCCTATTTCTCGTAAAGCTCAAGCATATTTGGAGCGGTGTAAATCTAAATTAAAGAAAAAAGAATACCTGGCTCAACCCTCTTTTTGAGCAATGGATAGAATTTTACCCTTCACTTTTAAAAATGTTCATAAAATCCTGTTAAAGTTTTGGGCAGACCATTGTCTGGCTTATGCAGCCGCTTTAACTTATGCTACTATTCTTTCTTTAGTGCCAGTAGCTACTATTTCCTTTTCTATTCTGGGACGTTTTGAGCTTTCTGAAACTGACATCCGGACCTTTTTGCTGAAGTATTTCTTACCTGAATCTAGTTTGGTTCCTATTATTGAAAGTAATATAGAAAAATTTATTAAAAATACTGCCACCTTAAGTATCATTAGTATTATTGCCTTACTTATCATTTCTTTAGCCCTTTTAGGTATGGTTGAAGCCATTTTTAACCACATTTGGCAAAGTCAGAAAAGACGTAGTTTTTTTAATAAGTTTGTTACTTTCTGGGCTATACTTACCCTCACTCCTCTACTATTTGGTATATCTTTAGGATTTATTGCTAAAATTGAGTATCTTTCTTTTTCTCCTATCCTTGTTTCTTTTCTGTTAAGTAGTTTTGGTTTGTTTTTTCTTTACCGGCTTTTTCCTTATGCCAAAGTGAGTTTTAGGGCTGCTCTTGTTGGAAGTGTTATGGGTAGTATCTTTTTTGAAACCTGTAAATGGGGCTTTAAATATTACATTACTTATTACGCCAGTTTTGATAAAATATATGGAACATTAGCGGCAATTCCTATATCTCTTGTCTGGATATACTGGAGCTGGGTAATTGTTCTCCTTGGAGCTGAAATTACCTTTATCTGTGATTATCCCAAAGTGCCTTTAAAGAAGGATATAGCTGAATATAATCCTCTATGGCCTGTTTTGCTCTTATTAGAAGTTTTAAGAAACTTTCAAAGAAATACAAACCGTTTAACAACAGAGGATTTAGCTTATACCCTGGGTCTACCTTTAGAAACAATAAATCTCTTCATGCGGGTATTTAGAGAAAGAGAGTGGCTTACTCTAACTGAGGAAGGAACTTGGGTTCCCAATACCCCTCTGGAAAAACTTCCCCTTTTGATGGTGCTAAATGTTAACCAGCAATTTGCTAAACTTGATGATACACTTATGAAAACCATGGAAGAACTCTGGGCACCCTTAGAAAGATGCCTTGATAAAACATGGGGTGAAATTACTTTAGGAGATTTGGTAAAATAAAAAGGATTTTAGCATTAGATATAGGCACTGAAAGAATTGGCTTAGCCATAACAGATGAATTAGGTTTAATTGCTCAACCCCTTACTGTTATTAAAAGAAAAAACGATGCCCAAGCATTACAAGAAATAAAAAAAATTATTAAACAGCAAAAAGTAAAAAAAATCGTTGTGGGAATGCCTTATGATGCCCAAGGGAAGATAGGAACAATGGGCAAAAAAGTGATGGCTTTTGCAGAAAAGTTAAAAGCAATTATAGATGTTCCCCTAATTTTTTGGGATGAGAGCTTTACTACCACTGAGGCTGAAACTGTGCTACTCAAGGCGGATTTAAGTCGGAGACACCGAAAAAAAGTGGTAGATAAGTTAGCAGCTGCCTTAATTCTAGAAAGCTTTCTAAAGGCAATACATGAGAAATAAATATTTTTTGATTTTGCTTTTTTTCCTTTTAATCAGTTGCAATTTTCTCTTTGTTTGTTGGGCTTACCTTACTACTCCTTTAAATACCAGTCAAATAATCTTTGTTCAACCAGGATGGAGTTTTAAAAGGCTCATTATAGAACTTGAGAAAGAAAAGATTGTTACTTTACCTCTCCTTTTGCAAATTTGGGGAAGGATTTATGGTTTAGCTGGGAAAATAAAGCCTGGAGAGTACCTCATTACTCCCGACCTCACCCCCATTGGACTATTTAAAAAATTTTCTACAGGAAAGGGCATTATTCGTTACAAAGTAATCATTCCAGAGGGAGCGACTGTTAAAGAAATTGCCAAAATTCTTGCCCAATATGACCTTATAAATGAAACTAAATTTCTTAGATTAGCTTATAACCAGCATTTTACTCATTCTTTAGGTATTGATGCCCCTAGTTTAGAAGGCTATTTATTTCCTGCCACATATTTTTTGCCAAAAGGACTAGCCGAAGAAATTATTATTAAAATAATGTTCACTAAGTTTAACCACATCTACCAAAAATATTCTGATAAAGCAAAAAAAATGGGATTTTCTCGACATGAAATTGTTACCTTGGCTTCTATTATAGAAAAGGAGACCGCAGTTAGAACAGAAAAGCCATTAATTGCCTCTGTTTTTTTAAATAGATTAAGACGAAAAATGCCTCTTCAGGCAGACCCCACTGTTATTTATGCCTTACCCCATTTTAATGGTAATTTAACTAAGAAAGACTTGAAGTATGTTTCTCCTTACAATACTTATGTAATCAAAGGCCTTCCACCTACTCCTATATGTAGTCCTGGTGAGGAAAGCATTAAGGCTGTGGTAGAAGCCCCTAATACCCCTTATTTATATTTCGTTTCCCGTGGTAATGGCACTCACTATTTCTCAAAAAATTTAAAGGAACACATTAGAGCAGTATTAAAATATCAAAGAAAAAGGCATTAACGCCTCTGCAATTTTTCCATAGTTTCTAATTTTCTCTTGCACTTGATACAAAAAGAAGCAACTGGTCGGGCCTTTAAACGTTCCTCTTCGATTTCCTGACCACATTGCTCACAAATCCCATAAGTGCCATTTTCTATCTTTTTCAGTGTTTGGTCTATTTTGGCAATGAGTTTTCTTTCTCTATCTCTAATCCTTAAAAGAAATTCTCTATTTGTTTCTAAGCTGGCCCTATCAGCTAAATCTGCCGGAATTTCAGCACCCTCTTGAGTTAAGCTACTCAAAGTTTGGCGCGCCTGCTTTAATAGCTCTTCTTTTTGTTTAATTAAGAGCTTTCTGAAAAACTCTATCTTTTTAGGATCCATATCTTTATTTCCCCATATAAAGTGTTTGGATGTGCCTTTACACTGTTTTGATTATTTTGTCAATTGGTTAAGGACTGCATTACTTTTACACAACGGTCACATATGGTAGGATAAATTTCATCTTTTCCCACACTGGGTTGTCTTCGCCAACATCGTTCACATTTGGAATAATTATAGGCCTTTACCATTATTTTTAAGCCTGGAATAGTTTCGCTTTCAAAATTGATTTCAGAGAGTTTTTCTGCCAGTTCTACATGAGAAACGATGAATATTTCAGGCAAATCTTTTAAATAGCTTTCTAACACCGGTGTTAAAGCAGGGGGGGCTAAAATCTTTACTTCGGCATCCAAAGAATGGCCAATTTCCCTCTCCCTTCTAGCACGTTCTAAAGCCTTTGTTACTTCTTTGCGGACACTCAATAATTTCCCCCAGCGTTCTGCTAATTTTTCGTCTTGATATTCTGCCCTAACTTTTGGAAAGGTAGTGAGAAATACACTTTCTTTATGCCCCTTTGTTTGAGGTATAAATTTCCACACTTCCTCAGCAGTAAAACTCAGGACCGGAGCCATCAAGCGGGTTATTACCTGTAATATTTCCCAAAGGGTGCTTTGAGCAGAGCGCCTTTCTAAACTATCAGACAAAGAGGTATAAAGTCTGTCTTTAAGAACATCTAAATAGAAGGCACTTAAATCATTTACACAAAAATTATGAAGTCCATGATAAATCAGGTGAAATTGGTAATTTTCATAGGCCTGTCTGAGGCGATTGATCAACTGTTGTAACTGATGTAACACCCATTTGTCTAATTCCAGACGTTTTTGGTAAGGTAAAAAGTCTGTCTGTGGGTGGAAATCGTAAAGATTACCTAAGAGAAAGCGGATGGTATTTCTAATGCGCCGATAGGCCTCGGTCAATTGTTTCAAAATATCCTGCGAAAGGCAAATGTCATCTTGATAATCAGAGGCAGCTACCCACATGCGCAATATCTCAGCCCCATATTGAGCAATGATTTCCTGGGGATAGATTACATTTCCTAAAGATTTGGACATCTTTCTCCCTTCAGCATCTACTACAAATCCATGAGTTAAAACGGCCTTATAAGGAGGATTATCTCTAGTCCCTATGGCAGTTAATAATGATGACTGAAACCAACCCCGGTGTTGGTCACTTCCTTCTAAATATAAATCAGCAGGCCAACGCATTTCTGGCCAATAATGGTGTTCTTCTAATACGGCTACATGACTTACTCCTGAGTCAAACCACACATCTAAAATGTCCATTTCTTTTCTAAAAATATTGTGGCCACAATTAGAACACTTTATACCAGCAGGAAGGATTTGGGAAACTTCGTATTTAAACCAAATATCTGCTCCTTCTTTTTCCATCATCTGGGCTACATGCTCAATTACAGACCTATCTTTTAAAATTCCTCCACATTTTTCACAGTAAAATACGGCAATAGGAACACCCCACACTCTTTGTCGCGAGATACACCAATCAGGTCTTACTTCTATCATCCCTCGGATACGGTTTTTACCCCAAGCTGGGATCCACTTTATACTATCAATAGCCTCCAATGCCTTTTGGCGGATATTGTTTTTATCCACTGAAATAAACCATTGCTCTGTGGCTCTAAAAATCACTTGTTTTTTGCATCGCCAGCAGTGTGGGTAACTATGTGAAAAGGTAGAATGATAGACTAACGCCCCTACTTCCGTTAATTTTCCAATAACTGCCTGATCCGCATCCAGCACAAATTGCCCTGAAAAAAAGGGGACATTTTTAGTAAAACATCCCTCCTTGTCCACTGGGGCATATATTTCAAGGCCATATTTTAAACCACTCTCATAATCTTCCTGCCCATGACCAGGAGCAATATGCACACAGCCTGTGCCTGTATCTAAAGTAACATAATCTGCAAGAATAATAAGGGATTTACGATTTATAAAAGGATGTTGGCACTCCTTCCTTTCCAATAACTTAGGAGAGATGTTAGCTATTATTTCATAATTTTTTACACCAAATTCTTCCATACATAGAGGAACAAGACGCTGAGCCATGATAAATACTTGACCATTATCTATTTTCACCGCCGCGTATTCGGCTTCAGGATTTAAGGCAATGGCTAAATTGGCTAGCAATGTCCAAGGAGTGGTAGTCCAAATGACCAGAAAAATAGATTTGTTTTTTAACACAGGGTAGGGTTCACTTATATCGGAAACCAGAGGAAATTTCACAAATATAGATGGACTTTTTATATCCTTATATTCTACTTCTGCCTCAGCCAAGGCTGTTTGGCAATGAGGACACCAATATACAGGTTTTTTACTTCTATACACATTTCCACTTAACAAAAACTTACTAAACTCCCTGAAGATTGTGGCCTGATACTTATAATCCATGGTGAGATATGGCTTATCCCACCTTCCCAAAATTCCCAATCTTTTAAATTCTTCCCGCTGGATATTTATGTATTTTTCGGCATATGCCCGACATTGCTTTCTAATTTCTAAAGGGCTCATCTCCCTCTTTTTTTCTCCTAGCTCTTCATCTACCTTATGTTCAATAGGCAAACCATGACAATCCCAACCTGGAACATAGGGGCAGTTAAAACCCATCATAAGCCTAGATTTGACAATGAAATCTTTTAATACCTTATTTAAAGCAGTGCCCATGTGAATATGTCCATTGGCATAGGGAGGACCGTCATGGAGAATAAACAGTGGCTTATCTTGGGTAACTATACTTGTTTTTTGATAAAGCCCTATTTTCTTCCAGAATTCTAAAATTTTAGGTTCCTGCTTTGTCAAATTAGCCTTCATAGAAAATGGCGTTTGAGGCAAGTTCAGTGTGGACTTATAATCTGTTTTTTCTTCCATTCTAAAACCTCATTCAGATTTTTAATGCCCAAAAATTAGCACAGTAAGGTTAAATGTCAATGGGATTAAGTTTTTTGGACATTTTCTTATTTTTAATTTTAGAACCTCCGCTCACAGCAGGGCAAGATAGCCTTACGGCAATTGCAAAATGAAAATTGCAAAGTGCAAATTGCAAAGTCATTTTCCCCTCCTTTCGCAGTTGTAGTGGAATTGGGGTCTATAATTAAAAGTGAGAGTAAAAAATAGGGAATGAAATTAAGAAGCCTTCTTTATGTGATATAAATGATAAATGGCTAGGGGAACATTTGTGGCTAACGGGGTCAGTCAATAATGTTGAATTATTGTGACTCGGTTTGAATTGCCGGATGTTCTCCTGCCAATACCCTGTCTAATGGAAAGGTGCCTTTAAGTGGCTATTATAGACGGGATAAAGGTATTGGCAGAGCCATAAAATATCAAACATAAAGGAGGGTGAGGCGTGAAAAGGTTATCTGGAGGAATCGATATTGGCAGTGATAATCATCACATAATTATCATGGATGATGAAGAACAGATTTTGTATGACCAGAAGATAGCACACAAATTCAGTGAATTTTATAAGGCAGTTAGAGAATTTAGAGAGATTGAGAAAAGAGAAGGTGGGATAATATCATTTGCAATTGAAGGAAAGAATGGATACGGANNNNNNNNNNNNNNNNNNNNNNNNNNNNNNNNNNNNNNNNNNNNNNNNNNNNNNNNNNNNNNNNNNNNNNNNNNNNNNNNNNNNNNNNNNNNNNNNNNNNNNNNNNNNNNNNNNNNNNNNNNNNNNNNNNNNNNNNNNNNNNNNNNNNNNNNNNNNNNNNNNNNNNNNNNNNNNNNNNNNNNNNNNNNNNNNNNNNNNNNNNNNNNNNNNNNNNNNNNNNNNNNNNNNNNNNNNNNNNNNNNNNNNNNNNNNNNNNNNNNNNNNNNNNNNNNNNNNNNNNNNNNNNNNNNNNNNNNNNNNNNNNNNNNNNNNNNNNNNNNNNNNNNNNNNNNNNNNNNNNNNNNNNNNNNNNNNNNNNNNNNNNNNNNNNNNNNNNNNNNNNNNNNNNNNNNNNNNNNNNNNNNNNNNNNNNNNNNNNNNNNNNNNNNNNNNNNNNNNNNNNNNNNNNNNNNNNNNNNNNNNNNNNNNNNNNNNNNNNNNNNNNNNNNNNNNNNNNNNNNNNNNNNNNNNNNNNNNNNNNNNNNNNNNNNNNNNNNNNNNNNNNNNNNNNNNNNNNNNNNNNNNNNNNNNNNNNNNNNNNNNNNNNNNNNNNNNNNNNNNNNNNNNNNNNNNNNNNNNNNNNNNNNNNNNNNNNNNNNNNNNNNNNNNNNNNNNNNNNNNNNNNNNNNNNNNNNNNNNNNNNNNNNNNNNNNNNNNNNNNNNNNNNNNNNNNNNNNNNNNNNNNNNNNNNNNNNNNNNNNNNNNNNNNNNNNNNNNNNNNNNNNNNNNNNNNNNNNNNNNNNNNNNNNNNNNNNNNNNNNNNNNNNNNNNNNNNNNNNNNNNNNNNNNNNNNNNNNNNNNNNNNNNNNNNNNNNNNNNNNNNNNNNNNNNNNNNNNNNNNNNNNNNNNNNNNNNNNNNNNNNNNNNNNNNNNNNNNNNNNNNNNNNNNNNNNNNNNNNNNNNNNNNNNNNNNNNNNNNNNNNNNNNNNNNNNNNNNNNNNNNNNNNNNNNNNNNNNNNNNNNNNNNNNNNNNNNNNNNNNNNNNNNNNNNNNNNNNNNNNNNNNNNNNNNNNNNNNNNNNNNNNNNNNNNNNNNNNNNNNNNNNNNNNNNNNNNNNNNNNNNNNNNNNNNNNNNNNNNNNNNNNNNNNNNNNNNNNNNNNNNNNNNNNNNNNNNNNNNNNNNNNNNNNNNNNNNNNNNNNNNNNNNNNNNNNNNNNNNNNNNNNNNNNNNNNNNNNNNNNNNNNNNNNNNNNNNNNNNNNNNNNNNNNNNNNNNNNNNNNNNNNNNNNNNNNNNNNNNNNNNNNNNNNNNNNNNNNNNNNNNNNNNNNNNNNNNNNNNNNNNNNGAAAATAGAAAACGGAAAACAGAAATTCCCATTTCCCAATTCTAACATGTAAACGTGTCAATGTGTAAACGTGTTAACGCGCATAAAGAAGGAAAAGAAGGAAAGGGAAACGGGAAACAGAAAATAGGAATAGGAAACGGAAAATAGAAAATAGAAATTCCCAGTTTCCATTTCCCAATTTCCATTTCCCAATTTCCAATTCCCAATTCCAACGTGCTAACGTTCCAATTTAACAGAAGGCGATTTTGCATTTTTCAATTTGCATTCTGCATTGAGCCATCCTGCCTGTCGGCAGACAGGTGCGCTTATCATTTAGATCTCCGTTAAAATTACTTTGACGAAGTCCTAAAATTGATGACCAGTTTTGTTGACAAGTGATAAAATAAATGGTAGAAAGCCACACTTCCTTGGAGAGGAGGTATATTTTTTATTTTTAGGAGGTTTTGTTAGATGCAGTTTAAAGGTAAAGTGAAGTGGTTTAACGCTAGTAAGGGTTATGGTTTTATCCAGCGTGAAGATGGATCGGATGTGTTTGTGCATTTTTCAGCAATTGAAGCCCAGGGTTATAAGACCTTAGAAGAAGGTCAAGAAGTTGAGTTTGATGTAGTAGAAACTTCTAAAGGCCCACAAGCTTCAAAGGTAGTGCGTATTTAGTTAGATAAAATTGACCCTCAAAAGCCTGCCTTCAAAGGCAGGCTTTTTCATTTAAGGGGTTTCTTATTGCCTTTTTTAACCTCATAAGTTACAACTGCTCAAAAATA contains these protein-coding regions:
- a CDS encoding YihY family inner membrane protein — protein: MDRILPFTFKNVHKILLKFWADHCLAYAAALTYATILSLVPVATISFSILGRFELSETDIRTFLLKYFLPESSLVPIIESNIEKFIKNTATLSIISIIALLIISLALLGMVEAIFNHIWQSQKRRSFFNKFVTFWAILTLTPLLFGISLGFIAKIEYLSFSPILVSFLLSSFGLFFLYRLFPYAKVSFRAALVGSVMGSIFFETCKWGFKYYITYYASFDKIYGTLAAIPISLVWIYWSWVIVLLGAEITFICDYPKVPLKKDIAEYNPLWPVLLLLEVLRNFQRNTNRLTTEDLAYTLGLPLETINLFMRVFREREWLTLTEEGTWVPNTPLEKLPLLMVLNVNQQFAKLDDTLMKTMEELWAPLERCLDKTWGEITLGDLVK
- the ruvX gene encoding Holliday junction resolvase RuvX, whose amino-acid sequence is MLALDIGTERIGLAITDELGLIAQPLTVIKRKNDAQALQEIKKIIKQQKVKKIVVGMPYDAQGKIGTMGKKVMAFAEKLKAIIDVPLIFWDESFTTTEAETVLLKADLSRRHRKKVVDKLAAALILESFLKAIHEK
- the mltG gene encoding endolytic transglycosylase MltG, coding for MRNKYFLILLFFLLISCNFLFVCWAYLTTPLNTSQIIFVQPGWSFKRLIIELEKEKIVTLPLLLQIWGRIYGLAGKIKPGEYLITPDLTPIGLFKKFSTGKGIIRYKVIIPEGATVKEIAKILAQYDLINETKFLRLAYNQHFTHSLGIDAPSLEGYLFPATYFLPKGLAEEIIIKIMFTKFNHIYQKYSDKAKKMGFSRHEIVTLASIIEKETAVRTEKPLIASVFLNRLRRKMPLQADPTVIYALPHFNGNLTKKDLKYVSPYNTYVIKGLPPTPICSPGEESIKAVVEAPNTPYLYFVSRGNGTHYFSKNLKEHIRAVLKYQRKRH
- the dksA gene encoding RNA polymerase-binding protein DksA, which gives rise to MDPKKIEFFRKLLIKQKEELLKQARQTLSSLTQEGAEIPADLADRASLETNREFLLRIRDRERKLIAKIDQTLKKIENGTYGICEQCGQEIEEERLKARPVASFCIKCKRKLETMEKLQRR
- the ileS gene encoding isoleucine--tRNA ligase, which encodes MEEKTDYKSTLNLPQTPFSMKANLTKQEPKILEFWKKIGLYQKTSIVTQDKPLFILHDGPPYANGHIHMGTALNKVLKDFIVKSRLMMGFNCPYVPGWDCHGLPIEHKVDEELGEKKREMSPLEIRKQCRAYAEKYINIQREEFKRLGILGRWDKPYLTMDYKYQATIFREFSKFLLSGNVYRSKKPVYWCPHCQTALAEAEVEYKDIKSPSIFVKFPLVSDISEPYPVLKNKSIFLVIWTTTPWTLLANLAIALNPEAEYAAVKIDNGQVFIMAQRLVPLCMEEFGVKNYEIIANISPKLLERKECQHPFINRKSLIILADYVTLDTGTGCVHIAPGHGQEDYESGLKYGLEIYAPVDKEGCFTKNVPFFSGQFVLDADQAVIGKLTEVGALVYHSTFSHSYPHCWRCKKQVIFRATEQWFISVDKNNIRQKALEAIDSIKWIPAWGKNRIRGMIEVRPDWCISRQRVWGVPIAVFYCEKCGGILKDRSVIEHVAQMMEKEGADIWFKYEVSQILPAGIKCSNCGHNIFRKEMDILDVWFDSGVSHVAVLEEHHYWPEMRWPADLYLEGSDQHRGWFQSSLLTAIGTRDNPPYKAVLTHGFVVDAEGRKMSKSLGNVIYPQEIIAQYGAEILRMWVAASDYQDDICLSQDILKQLTEAYRRIRNTIRFLLGNLYDFHPQTDFLPYQKRLELDKWVLHQLQQLINRLRQAYENYQFHLIYHGLHNFCVNDLSAFYLDVLKDRLYTSLSDSLERRSAQSTLWEILQVITRLMAPVLSFTAEEVWKFIPQTKGHKESVFLTTFPKVRAEYQDEKLAERWGKLLSVRKEVTKALERARREREIGHSLDAEVKILAPPALTPVLESYLKDLPEIFIVSHVELAEKLSEINFESETIPGLKIMVKAYNYSKCERCWRRQPSVGKDEIYPTICDRCVKVMQSLTN
- a CDS encoding cold-shock protein, whose amino-acid sequence is MQFKGKVKWFNASKGYGFIQREDGSDVFVHFSAIEAQGYKTLEEGQEVEFDVVETSKGPQASKVVRI